Part of the Pseudomonas chlororaphis genome, GGCGATGACCCATTGCTGTGCCAGGAAGCTGCCGACGCCATCCGCAGTGCCGCTCGCCAGCAAGGGTTCGACGAACGCCAGGTGTTCGCCGCCGACGCCAATTTCGATTGGGGCAGCCTGCTGCTGGCCGGGGCGAGCATGTCCCTGTTCGCAGAAAAGCGCCTGCTGGAGCTGCGCCTGCCGTCCGGTAAACCTGGCGACAAAGGCGCCGCCGCGCTGATCGAGTATTGCTCGCGGCCTGCCGAGGACACGGTCCTGCTCATCAACCTGCCGAAACTCGATGGCAGTGCGCAGAAGACCAAATGGGGCAAGGCCCTGGTGGAGGGTCAGCAAACCCAGTTCGTGCAGATCTGGCCGGTGGATGTCAGCCAACTGCCGAGCTGGATCCGCCAACGCCTGTCCCAGGCCGGCCTCTCGGCCAGCCAGGACGCGGTGGAGCTGATTGCCGCCCGCGTCGAAGGCAACCTGCTGGCCGCGGCCCAGGAAATCGAAAAGCTCAAGCTGATGGCCGAAGGCGGACAAATCACCGTGGAAACGGTGCAGGCCGCCGTGGCCGACAGCGCTCGCTTCGATGTCTTCGGGCTGACCGATGCGATCCTCAACGGCGAGGCTGCCCACGCCCTGCGCATGCTTGAAGGCTTGCGAGGCGAAGGCGTCGAGCCACCGGTGATCCTCTGGGCGCTGTCCCGGGAATTGCGCCTGCTGGCCAACCTGTCGTTGCAGTACAGCCAGGGTGTACCGCTGGACAAGGCCTTCAGCCAGGCCCGCCCGCCCGTATGGGACAAACGCAAGCCGCTGATGAGCAAGGCCCTGCAACGTTACTCGGCGCCGCGCTGGGCACAACTGCTGCTCGAAGCGCAGCGCATCGACGCGCAGATCAAGGGCCAGGCCGCTGGCTCGCCGTGGATGAGCCTGAGTCGGTTGTCGCTGTTGATGGCCGGGCAGCGACTGACGCTTCCAGCTGAATAAACACCGCCTTGCCAGATGCTTTTGTGGCGAGGTAGCTTGCTCCCGCTGGATCGCGAAGCGATCCCAAAAAAGCGATGAGCGCTACGCACTCAAGCGGGAGCAAGCTCCCTCGCCACACAAGCGCGCTGGTCGCAAACGCTGCACACATTCCGCCGGCCTGCCGGGACTGGACAGCCCTCCAACTCTGGCCCATGATTCGCCCCGCACAACCCTCCCCCATGAGAGATCCCACCATGAGCAAAAAGCCATCCAGGCATGGCCCCAACAAGGCCAAGTCCATCGTCGCCCAGCCGCTGTTTCGCAGCCGCCAGGAACGACCCGCCAAGGGCAAGGGCAGCTACCGCCGCGAAGCCTTCCAGTCTGACAACTGGGAGGCTTCTTGCTTTCTGGCCGCTTGAACACCTGGACAAGCCCTACAGCCCTTTCGCATGTTAAGGTCAGCACCTGATTTGTATTTCTGGACCCGTGCATGCCCTTTTGTCTTTCCCGTCGCTTGCCCCTGCGCCAGCTGATTGCCGCCACCAGCATCGCCCTGCTGGTCGCCTGCGCTGAAAAACCCACCGCCGCCGACGCCCAACCGCTCCAGACCATCCCCGCCGTGACCGCCCCGGCCGTGGTGCCGCCTGTCGTGCCCACTGGTGAAAACCTGGACATCGTCCCCACCCAGACCTTCGCTGAATGGCAGGCCGGGTTTCGCAAGGACGCCTTGGCCGCCGGGATCCGTCCCGACCTGTTCGATCGCGCGTTCATTGGCGTCAGCCCCGACATGAGCGTGATCAAGGCCGATCGCAGCCAGCCGGAATTCACCCGCCCCGTGTGGGAATACCTCGATGGCGCCCTGTCGCCGCTGCGGGTCAACAAAGGCAAGGCACTGATCCAGCAGAACGCCCAAGTGCTGCAAAGTATCGAGCAACGCTACGGCGTCGATCGCGAGGCGCTGGTGGCGGTGTGGGGCATGGAAAGCAACTTCGGCCAGTTCCAGGGCACCAAGTCCGTGATCAACTCCCTGGCGACCCTGGCCTACGAAGGCCGACGCCCGGGCTTTGCCCATGCGCAACTGATCGCCGCCCTGCAAATCCTGCAACAGGGCGATATCGCACCGGAAAAAATGCTCGGCTCCTGGGCCGGCGCCATGGGCCAGACCCAGTTCATTCCCACCACGTACAACACCCACGCGGTGGATTTCGACGGCGACGGACGCCGGGACATCTGGGGCAGTTCCACCGACGCCCTGGCCTCCACCGCCCACTACCTGCAAAGCTCCGGTTGGCAACGCGGCCAGCCGTGGGGGTACGAGGTAGAGTTGGAAAAGGGGTTCGACTACGCCCTGGCCGACGGCACGACCCGCAAACCCTTCTCCGAATGGGTACGCCTGGGGGTTTCCACCTACGACGGCATGCCGATTCCCCCGGGTGAACGGCAATTGCCGGCGGCCCTGCTGCTGCCCGCCGGCCATCGCGGCCCGGCGTTCCTGGTGTTCGACAACTTCCGCGCCATCCTCAAGTACAACAACTCCTCGTCGTACGCGCTGGCGGTGGGCTTGTTGTCAGGGCGTTTCACCGGTGCGGGGCTGGTGTACGGCCAGTGGCCCAAGGATGACCTGCCGCTGAGTCGCAGCGAACGCATCGAACTGCAGACCTTGCTGAGCACGCATCAATACGACGCCGGCACCCCCGACGGCATCATCGGCGCCAACACCCGCAAGGCAATCCGCAGCGCCCAGCAGTCACTCGGCTGGCCGGCGGATGGGTATCCGACGCATCAATTGCTGGACGCGTTGCGTAACCGCTGAAGACTGTCTTGATGGCCACTGCCGCTTTCGCGAGCAAGCCCGCTCCCACAGGGACCGCGTTCTTTCATGGACACACGATCAACCTGTGGGAGCGGGCTTGCTCGCGAAGACTGAGTCGCAGACGACGCAGGATTAGCGTGTAACCACCACATCCTGCTCCAGCACCAACCGCTTCTCCCCCGCATCCAGCCTCACCAATGCGCCCATCGGCAAGGTCAGGTTCGGATCGCAATGCCCACTGCGCCAACCGGACAGCACCGGAATGCGCAACGGCTCGAAGGTCTGCTTGAGCAGGCGATTCAACGCTTCGACCTCCACCCCGGCCACATCCCCCACCAGCACGCCGCGCAACTTGGCCAACGTGCCAGCCAGGCGCAACTGGGTCAGCAACCGATCAATGCGATACAGCGGCTCGTTGACGTCCTCAATGAGCAGGATCACACCGTCTGCGTCGATCTGGTAAGGCGTGCCCATGGTCGCGGCAATGATCGAAAGGTTGCCCCCCAGCAAACGCCCATGGGCGATGCCGGGCTGGACGGTGGTCAATGGATAGGCCTCGGGATGACTCAGCACACTGCCCGCCTTCAACTGCCCATGCAACAGGCTGAAAAACGAGGTGACGGTCGGGGGTTGTTTGTCGCCCAACAGATCGGCATTGAGCAACGGTCCGTGAAAGGTCACGAATCCGGCATAACGGTTGATGGCCAGGTGCAGCGCGGTGATGTCGCTGTAGCCAACGAAAGGCTTGGGGTTGCGCCGCAACAGGTCGTAATCGATGCGATCGAGCAAGCGTGGGGTGCCGTAGCCGCCGCGCAGGCAGATGATGGCGCTGACTTCAGGGTCGGCGAAGGCCGCATGCAGATCGTTGAGCCGTACCTCGTCACTGCCGGCCAGGTAGTTTTGCTTTTCGTAGACGCCTGGGAATATTCGCAGTTCGTGCCCCCTTGCGCGCATCCATTGGATGGCTTTTTCCGTGTCCAGGGGGGCGGGGCCGGCGGGGGCGATCAGGGCGATCAGGCCTTTGGGGGGGAGGGCTGGGACGGGGTGATGAGGGGTTAGGGTGTCCATGGGCTTCCGGTTTGTCGGCTTGCTTAGTGTGTATATCCGTTTTTTTTGTAACGGCCACTTATGGTTCCGCCCTTACGGCGGGTCACTTTTTTCAAACGCCAAAAAAGTAACCAAAAACGCTGTGCCCCACCACTCGGCACCTCGCCTAGGCGAGGTGTTCCCTCACTCCGGCATTGCTCCGTGGGCCCGCCGCGAAGGGCCATCCATGGCCCAGCGCGGCTATCCCGGCATCCATGCCGGGATGCCCACTACGCAATGCCTGCGTTCGGCCAGCGTGGTTAATGGGGCGTTTAGATCAAAGTCAAAAGCAGAGCAAAGCGAGGGCACGCTCAACATGTGTGTAGCTGATCCACCGCCATCGCGAGCAAGCTTTGCTCCACGGCCCAGACCTACAACGTTGTAAGGATGCAGAACCGCCCAAAACAGACCAGCCACCAGACTGCTTCGCTTTTGATTTTGCTCTTGCGCCCCATTAACCACGATGGCTGAACGAAGGTATTGCGCAGTGGGCACCTCGGCATGGATGCCGAGGTAGCCGCGCTGGGCCATGGATGGCCCTTCGCGGCGGGCCCGCGGAGCAATGCCTTCGTTCAGGCATGCCGAGCCTAGGCGAGGCACCGAGTGGTGGGGCGAAGACCTTTTGGTTACTTTTGGGGCGTTTGCCAAAAGTAACCCGCCGTAAGGGCGGAACCCTAAGTAGCCGTTACACAAAAAACGGATATACACACAGCCCCACCAAAACCGGCTAAATCAGCTCCCCAACAGCTCCGCCTTGACCAACTTCGCCTGCTCATCCGCATGATACGAAGACCGCACCAACGGCCCCGAAGCCACATTCTTGAACCCCATCTTGTACCCCTCCTCGGCAAACCAGGCAAAGGTATCCGGATGCACAAAACGCTGCACCGGCAGGTGACTACGCGAAGGCTGCAGGTACTGCCCCAGGGTCAGCATGTCGATGTCATGCTCACGCATGCGCTTCATGACCTCAATGACCTCATCGTCGGTCTCCCCCAGGCCCAGCATCAGCCCGGACTTGGTCGGAATGTGCGGCATCATCTGCTTGAAGCGTTGCAGCAAGGTCAGCGACCACTGGTAGTCCGAGCCCGGACGCGCAGCCTTGTACAGGCGCGGTACGGTTTCCAGGTTGTGGTTGAACACATCCGGCGGCTCGGCGGCGGTGATCTCCAGGGCGATGTCCATGCGGCCACGGTAGTCGGGCACCAGGGTTTCGAGCTGCACGTTCGGCGACAGCTTGCGGATCTCACGGATGCAGTCGGCGAAGTGCTGGGCGCCGCCGTCACGCAGGTCGTCGCGGTCCACCGAAGTGATGACCACGTACTTGAGTTTCAGATCGGCAATGGCCACGGCCAGGTTTTCCGGCTCGCTCGCGTCCAGTGGCTTCGGCCGGCCATGGCCGACGTCGCAGAAGGGGCAGCGACGGGTGCAGATGTCACCCATGATCATGAACGTGGCGGTGCCACCGGAGAAGCACTCGCCCAGGTTCGGGCAGGACGCCTCTTCACAGACACTGTGCAGCTTGTGCTTGCGCAGCAGCGCCTTGATACGGTCGACCTCCGGGGAAACCGGGATGCGCACGCGAATCCAGTCGGGTTTCTTCGGCAGTTCGGTGGTGGGGATAATCTTGACCGGGATGCGTGCAACCTTCTCGGCGCCGCGCAGCTTGACGCCGGCCTCGACCTTGGCACGCGGGGCCGGACGCTCGGTAACATCCTGCGTCGGGATTATGGTTTGCACTGCATCAGTAGTCATATCAGTCGATTCCGCCCGTGAGGGTCGTCTGCTCAGCGTAGTCGAGGTGTTTGACGAGCTGCGCGCGCAGCCGGGCACTTACCTCGGCAAATTCAATCGATCCTGCGTGATCGCGCAACTGGGTCATCGCCAGCCCCGCATAGCCACAGGGATTAATCCGTCGAAACGGTTCAAGGTCCATGTCCACGTTCAAGGCCAGGCCATGAAACGAGCAACCGTGGCGGATCCGCAGCCCCAGGGAGGCGATCTTGGCCCCGTCGACGTAGACCCCCGGCGCATCCGGCTTGGCCGCGGCCATCACGCCGTAGCTGGCCAGCAGCTCGATGAGGCAGGTTTCCATGCGGGTGACCAGCTCGCGCACGCCGAACCCCAGCTTGCGCACATCCAGCAACAGGTAGGCGACCAGTTGGCCGGGACCATGGTAGGTCACCTGGCCGCCGCGGTCGACCTTCACCACCGGGATATCGCCCGGCAGCAACAGGTGCTCGGCCTTGCCGGCCTGGCCCTGGGTGAACACCGGCGGATGCTCCACCAGCCAGACTTCATCGTCGGCGGTGTTGCCCCGTTCGTTGGTAAAGCGTTGCATCGCGTGCCAGACCGGCTCATAGGCCATCTGGCCCAGCTCGCGAAAACCCAGCGTGCCCGGCATCACAACACCATGTGTACGAAACCGGTCGCCCGCAGTTCGCTGTTGATGTCGTAGAGCTGTTCCTGGCCGGTGGCCAGGATGTGCAACTGGATCGTCGTGTACTTGCCGTTGGTGCTCTGGCGCTCGGCCAGGGTCTTGAGGTCAACGGTCGCATGTTTCTCAAGGATCGCGATGATCTTGTCCTTGAAGCCCACGCCGGTGTCGCCGATCACCTTGATCGGGTAATCCGCGCAGGGGAATTCGATTTTTGGAGCCTTTACTTCTGGGTCTGTCATGGCGTAACGGCCTCGTAAGCCCGGGTAACGAACATGGCCCCGCACCGGATCGGAACGGGGCCATGCAGGTCAACAGCTGGAATCAGTTGAACAAGCCGTAGAAGAATAGACGGATGCTATCCCACATGCGGCGGAAGATACCACCTTCCTCGACCGCGTCCAGCGCGATCAGGTCGGCGCTGTGCACCACCTTGTCGTCCAGTTTGACTTCGACTTTACCGATCACGTCGCCCTTGGCGATAGGTGCGGTCAGTTGCGGGTTCATGGTCATGCTGGCAGCGAGCTTCTTGAGCTGGCCTTTAGGCAGAGTCATGGTCAGGTCCTGGGCCAGACCGGCCTTCACCTGGCTGCTGGTGCCTTTCCAGACCTGGGCCTGGGCCAGCTCGGTGCCCTTCTGGTAGAAGGTCTGGGTTTCGAAGAAGCGGAAACCGTAGGTCAGAAGCTTCTGGGTTTCGGCGGCACGGGCCACTTCGCTGCTGGTGCCGAAGACCACCGCGATCAGGCGCATGCCGTCACGCACGGCCGAGGACACCATGCAGTAGCCGGCTTCGTCGGTGTGACCGGTCTTCAGGCCATCGACGGTCTTGTCGCGCCACAGCAGCAGGTTGCGGTTAGGCTGCTTGATACCGTTCCAGAAGAACTCCTTCTGGGAGTAGATGGCGTAGTGCGCCGGGTCTTCGTGGATGATCGCCCGTGCCAGGATGGCCATGTCGTGAGCCGACGAGTAGTGCTCGGGGTTCGGCAGGCCGGTCGGGTTCATGAAGTGGCTGTTGGTCATGCCCAGGTCGGCCACGGTCTTGTTCATCATGTCGGCGAACGCGTCTTCGCTGCCGGCGATGTGCTCGGCCAGGGCGACGCTGGCGTCGTTGCCGGACTGAATGATGATGCCGTGCAGCAGGTCGCTGACGGTCACTTGCGAGCCCACCTTGATGAACATCCGCGAACCGCCGGTACGCCAGGCGTTCTCGCTGACGGTCACCGGATCGTTTTCACCGATCTGGCCGCGACGGATTTCCAGGGTGGCGATGTAGGCGGTCATCAGCTTGGTCAGGCTGGCCGGTGGCAGGCGCTGGTCACCATTGTTCTCCACCAGCACGTTGCCGCTGCTGGCATCCATGAGCACATAGGACTTGGCGGCCAATTGTGGCGGCGATGGCATCATCTCGACCGCGAACGCGGCAGGTGAAAGCAGCAGCGGGACTAGCAGGCAAAGGCGTTTGGCAAAGGTGGTGATGTTCATCCGTCTCTCGAAATCGCTAATGGAAACTGCCCGGAGGCAATACTTACAAGCAGCCTTCTTGACGGGCTGCCGCGTATTTAAGTTGCTCACTCACAGCCCTTGCCGGGCTTTTGTTATTCATGGAGCCAACAACCCGACCCGCTCGAACCGCAAGCGGGCCGTCAATCAATCACTCGGCGGTGACCAGGCTCGGCGAACCGAGATTGGCCAGGCGCACACTGTTCTGCACCTGCTGGACCTCACCCGGAGAACCGATCGGCCCCAGGCGCACCCGATGCAGGGTCTGCTGGTTGCGCACGATCGAGCTGATGAACACCGGGGCGCTCACCATCGAGCTGAGCTTGGACCGGAGCAGTTCGGCAGCGTCCGGGTTGGCGAACGCGCCCACCTGCAGATACTGGCCAGACGCTGTTGCAGAAGCGTTTTTTTTTGCTTCCAACTGCACCGGCACTACGGCCGCCGCGTGCTGCTGCGGCGGTGGCGTCCATTGTTCGACCGTACCGGTGGAAGCGGTTACGGTCGGCGCGGCATTTTGCGCCACTTTTGGCTCGTTGAGCATCAAAGGCGCCGGACGGCCACGTTGGGCCCACCATTCCTGCGGGTCGATGCCCTCGACCTTGACCCGTGCGGTGCCGATTTCAGCGTAACCGAGCTTTTTCGCCGCCGCATACGACAGGTCGATGATGCGGTCGGAATAGAACGGCCCGCGGTCATTGACCCGCAGGATCACGCTCTTGTTGTTGTCCAGGTTGGTCACCCGCACGTAGCTGGGCAGCGGCAGCGTCTTGTGGGCCGCGCTCATACCGTACAGGTCATACACCTCGCCATTGGCAGTGTTCTGGCCGTGGAACTTGGTGCCATACCAGGATGCCGTGCCCGAGGCGACGTAGCGCTTGGAGTCGGCCATCGGGAAATAGGTCTTGCCCAGCACGGTGTAGGGGTTGGCCTTGTAGGGGCCGGTGTGCAGGGTCGGGGTGGCGTCGGGGATGCGCGAGACATCGACGTCCCACCATGGCGCACCGTCCTTGTGGGCACGGTTGATGTCCAGCCCCGGCGCCGAGCGCACGGCGGTGGAGTTTTTCTGGGCCGGCGCGCGGCTGGTCGAACAACTGACGACCAGCAGCGACAGCGCAGCCAACGCCACGAGCTTGAGGGGCTTGGCTTTCAGGGGTTGATAGGTAGGCAATGCCCGCATTATTTGACGCCCCGTGCTTTGACCAGCTCTTCAGACAGCTGATATACGGCCATGGCGTACATCACGCTGCGGTTATAACGCGTAATCGCGTAGAAATTCTTCAGGCCCATCCAGTATTCGGGGCCCTGCTCGCCTTCCAGGCGCATCGCGGTGACCGGCATGTCGTCACGCAGCGCATCATGACTCGACCAGCCCAACGCCCGCAACTCCCCGACGGTTTTCGTCGGCTCGATGCCTTCGGTCAGGCCTTCGTCCACCTGGTCGCCACGCACGTCGGCGCGACTGACCACCGGCTGGCCGGCTTCCCAGCCGTGACGCTTGAAATAGCTGGCAACACTGCCGATGGCATCGGTGGGGTTGGTCCAGATATTGATGTGGCCGTCGCCGTCGAAGTCCACCGCGTAGGCGCGGAAACTGCTGGGCATGAATTGCGGCAGGCCCATCGCCCCGGCGTAGGAGCCCTTGAGGGTCAACGGGTCGACCTGTTCCTCGCGGGCCAGCAGCAGGAACTCACGCAGCTCCTTGCGGAAGAACTCGGCGCGTGGCGGGTAATCGAAGCCCAGGGTCGACAGCGCGTCGATCACCCGGAAATTGCCGGTATTGCGGCCAAAAAAGGTCTCGACACCAATGATGGAGACGATGATCTGGGCCGGCACGCCGTACTCCTGCTCGGCACGGGCCAGCGCGGCTTCGTGCTGGCGCCAGAAGTCCACGCCCCGGGCGATACGGGCCTCGGTGATGAACATCGGCCGGTATTCGCTCCATTGCTTGACCCGTTCGGCAGGCCGGGAAATGGCATCCAGGATCGACTGCTTGCGCTCGGCCTCGCGGAACACGCCCATCAGCTGTTCCCCGGCGAAACCGTAGTCGCGGGTCATCTCGCCGACGAACTCGGCCACCTGGGGCGAGCCTTCGTACTCGCCCGCCAGGACCGGCGGCGTGCCACCGAGAAAGCCCACCAGGCCGATCCACGGCGCATATCGCGTCGACCAGCCACGCATTGCTTGCATTGAACTCTTCACCTTATTCAAACCTGTGCGATCCACTTGCGATGGGTATGGATCGACATCAAAACCCCAAACGCTGACAGTAGTGTCACCAGCGAAGTTCCTCCGTAGCTAATGAAGGGCAACGGCACCCCTACCACCGGCAACAGGCCACTGACCATACCGATGTTGACGAAAACATACACAAAAAACGTCATGGTCAGGCTGCCCGCCAGCAACTTGCCGAACAGCGTCTGGGCCTGGGCGGTGATCACCAGCCCTCGGCCGATCAGCAGCAGGTAGATCAGCAGCAGCACGCAAATGCCCACCAGGCCGAACTCCTCGC contains:
- a CDS encoding DNA polymerase III subunit delta yields the protein MKLAPAQLGKHLQGALAPVYIISGDDPLLCQEAADAIRSAARQQGFDERQVFAADANFDWGSLLLAGASMSLFAEKRLLELRLPSGKPGDKGAAALIEYCSRPAEDTVLLINLPKLDGSAQKTKWGKALVEGQQTQFVQIWPVDVSQLPSWIRQRLSQAGLSASQDAVELIAARVEGNLLAAAQEIEKLKLMAEGGQITVETVQAAVADSARFDVFGLTDAILNGEAAHALRMLEGLRGEGVEPPVILWALSRELRLLANLSLQYSQGVPLDKAFSQARPPVWDKRKPLMSKALQRYSAPRWAQLLLEAQRIDAQIKGQAAGSPWMSLSRLSLLMAGQRLTLPAE
- a CDS encoding lipoyl synthase, whose protein sequence is MSKKPSRHGPNKAKSIVAQPLFRSRQERPAKGKGSYRREAFQSDNWEASCFLAA
- a CDS encoding murein transglycosylase — its product is MPFCLSRRLPLRQLIAATSIALLVACAEKPTAADAQPLQTIPAVTAPAVVPPVVPTGENLDIVPTQTFAEWQAGFRKDALAAGIRPDLFDRAFIGVSPDMSVIKADRSQPEFTRPVWEYLDGALSPLRVNKGKALIQQNAQVLQSIEQRYGVDREALVAVWGMESNFGQFQGTKSVINSLATLAYEGRRPGFAHAQLIAALQILQQGDIAPEKMLGSWAGAMGQTQFIPTTYNTHAVDFDGDGRRDIWGSSTDALASTAHYLQSSGWQRGQPWGYEVELEKGFDYALADGTTRKPFSEWVRLGVSTYDGMPIPPGERQLPAALLLPAGHRGPAFLVFDNFRAILKYNNSSSYALAVGLLSGRFTGAGLVYGQWPKDDLPLSRSERIELQTLLSTHQYDAGTPDGIIGANTRKAIRSAQQSLGWPADGYPTHQLLDALRNR
- a CDS encoding peptidase S66, encoding MDTLTPHHPVPALPPKGLIALIAPAGPAPLDTEKAIQWMRARGHELRIFPGVYEKQNYLAGSDEVRLNDLHAAFADPEVSAIICLRGGYGTPRLLDRIDYDLLRRNPKPFVGYSDITALHLAINRYAGFVTFHGPLLNADLLGDKQPPTVTSFFSLLHGQLKAGSVLSHPEAYPLTTVQPGIAHGRLLGGNLSIIAATMGTPYQIDADGVILLIEDVNEPLYRIDRLLTQLRLAGTLAKLRGVLVGDVAGVEVEALNRLLKQTFEPLRIPVLSGWRSGHCDPNLTLPMGALVRLDAGEKRLVLEQDVVVTR
- a CDS encoding lipoyl synthase (catalyzes the radical-mediated insertion of two sulfur atoms into an acyl carrier protein (ACP) bound to an octanoyl group to produce a lipoyl group), which codes for MTTDAVQTIIPTQDVTERPAPRAKVEAGVKLRGAEKVARIPVKIIPTTELPKKPDWIRVRIPVSPEVDRIKALLRKHKLHSVCEEASCPNLGECFSGGTATFMIMGDICTRRCPFCDVGHGRPKPLDASEPENLAVAIADLKLKYVVITSVDRDDLRDGGAQHFADCIREIRKLSPNVQLETLVPDYRGRMDIALEITAAEPPDVFNHNLETVPRLYKAARPGSDYQWSLTLLQRFKQMMPHIPTKSGLMLGLGETDDEVIEVMKRMREHDIDMLTLGQYLQPSRSHLPVQRFVHPDTFAWFAEEGYKMGFKNVASGPLVRSSYHADEQAKLVKAELLGS
- a CDS encoding lipoate--protein ligase, whose amino-acid sequence is MPGTLGFRELGQMAYEPVWHAMQRFTNERGNTADDEVWLVEHPPVFTQGQAGKAEHLLLPGDIPVVKVDRGGQVTYHGPGQLVAYLLLDVRKLGFGVRELVTRMETCLIELLASYGVMAAAKPDAPGVYVDGAKIASLGLRIRHGCSFHGLALNVDMDLEPFRRINPCGYAGLAMTQLRDHAGSIEFAEVSARLRAQLVKHLDYAEQTTLTGGID
- a CDS encoding D-alanyl-D-alanine carboxypeptidase (penicillin-binding protein 5; removes C-terminal D-alanyl residues from sugar-peptide cell wall precursors), with the protein product MNITTFAKRLCLLVPLLLSPAAFAVEMMPSPPQLAAKSYVLMDASSGNVLVENNGDQRLPPASLTKLMTAYIATLEIRRGQIGENDPVTVSENAWRTGGSRMFIKVGSQVTVSDLLHGIIIQSGNDASVALAEHIAGSEDAFADMMNKTVADLGMTNSHFMNPTGLPNPEHYSSAHDMAILARAIIHEDPAHYAIYSQKEFFWNGIKQPNRNLLLWRDKTVDGLKTGHTDEAGYCMVSSAVRDGMRLIAVVFGTSSEVARAAETQKLLTYGFRFFETQTFYQKGTELAQAQVWKGTSSQVKAGLAQDLTMTLPKGQLKKLAASMTMNPQLTAPIAKGDVIGKVEVKLDDKVVHSADLIALDAVEEGGIFRRMWDSIRLFFYGLFN
- a CDS encoding lipoprotein produces the protein MRALPTYQPLKAKPLKLVALAALSLLVVSCSTSRAPAQKNSTAVRSAPGLDINRAHKDGAPWWDVDVSRIPDATPTLHTGPYKANPYTVLGKTYFPMADSKRYVASGTASWYGTKFHGQNTANGEVYDLYGMSAAHKTLPLPSYVRVTNLDNNKSVILRVNDRGPFYSDRIIDLSYAAAKKLGYAEIGTARVKVEGIDPQEWWAQRGRPAPLMLNEPKVAQNAAPTVTASTGTVEQWTPPPQQHAAAVVPVQLEAKKNASATASGQYLQVGAFANPDAAELLRSKLSSMVSAPVFISSIVRNQQTLHRVRLGPIGSPGEVQQVQNSVRLANLGSPSLVTAE
- a CDS encoding lytic transglycosylase, which gives rise to MQAMRGWSTRYAPWIGLVGFLGGTPPVLAGEYEGSPQVAEFVGEMTRDYGFAGEQLMGVFREAERKQSILDAISRPAERVKQWSEYRPMFITEARIARGVDFWRQHEAALARAEQEYGVPAQIIVSIIGVETFFGRNTGNFRVIDALSTLGFDYPPRAEFFRKELREFLLLAREEQVDPLTLKGSYAGAMGLPQFMPSSFRAYAVDFDGDGHINIWTNPTDAIGSVASYFKRHGWEAGQPVVSRADVRGDQVDEGLTEGIEPTKTVGELRALGWSSHDALRDDMPVTAMRLEGEQGPEYWMGLKNFYAITRYNRSVMYAMAVYQLSEELVKARGVK